In Aliarcobacter faecis, a genomic segment contains:
- a CDS encoding RluA family pseudouridine synthase: MPFVLKKFQAIKDKKIQIFLTHYLNYSPKIAQKLIGKGRVFRDDMSAFNPSDIIDCEEIFIGVFEGQSRGLKPLLEFNDFAIFDKPTNLMVHPISKHTQYSLLDEIRYFFGEDANLIHRIDAETSGLVIVGKNKKSEIELKDMFQEKKYHKSYLAIVCGKLEKELTINKPLDKEGLLIGVKMKVCNEEEGGKESITIIKPLKYNQNRDLTLIEAIPLTGRQHQIRVHLHSINHTILGDPIYGIDDINAENYLNKTLSSNDRFTLSGSSRLWLHANYLEFSYKNIIYKIFSKNRDIFNEFERC, from the coding sequence TTGCCATTTGTACTTAAGAAATTTCAAGCAATAAAAGATAAAAAAATACAGATTTTTTTGACCCATTATTTAAACTATAGCCCAAAAATAGCCCAAAAGTTAATAGGTAAAGGAAGAGTATTTAGAGATGATATGAGTGCTTTTAATCCTAGTGATATTATTGATTGTGAAGAGATTTTTATTGGAGTTTTTGAAGGTCAAAGTAGGGGATTAAAACCTCTTTTAGAATTTAATGATTTTGCAATATTTGATAAGCCAACAAACTTAATGGTTCATCCAATTTCTAAACATACACAATACTCTCTTTTAGATGAAATAAGATATTTTTTTGGAGAAGATGCAAATTTAATCCACCGAATTGATGCAGAAACGAGTGGCTTAGTAATTGTAGGAAAAAACAAAAAAAGTGAAATAGAACTAAAAGATATGTTTCAAGAGAAAAAATATCATAAATCTTATCTTGCTATTGTTTGCGGAAAATTAGAAAAAGAGCTAACTATAAATAAACCTCTTGATAAAGAAGGTCTTTTAATTGGTGTCAAAATGAAAGTTTGTAATGAAGAAGAGGGTGGGAAAGAGTCAATTACAATTATAAAACCTTTAAAATATAATCAAAATAGAGATTTAACACTTATTGAAGCTATTCCACTAACAGGAAGGCAACATCAAATAAGAGTTCATCTTCACTCTATAAATCATACAATTTTGGGAGACCCAATTTATGGTATAGATGATATTAATGCAGAAAATTATCTAAATAAAACTTTAAGTAGTAATGATAGATTTACTTTAAGTGGCTCTTCAAGACTTTGGCTTCATGCAAACTATTTGGAATTTTCATATAAAAATATTATCTATAAAATATTTTCAAAAAATAGAGATATTTTTAATGAATTTGAAAGATGTTAA
- the purB gene encoding adenylosuccinate lyase: MVERYAREQMSSKWTQEARYAAWLEVEKAAVKAWNKLGLIPDEDCEKIVKNAKFSVQRIEEIEAITKHDLIAFNTSVSESLGEESRWFHYGMTSSDAVDTGVALQMRDSLIIIIEDVKMLLESIKKRANEHKYTLMVGRSHGIHGEPITFGLTLAVWYDEVKRHLKNLEETMEVIAVGQISGAMGNFAHAPLELEEYAMAELGLKPEPCSNQVIHRDRYARLATSLALLASSVEKFAVQVRHLQRTEVYEAEEYFAAGQKGSSAMPHKRNPILTENITGLARMIRAYCIPAMENVALWHERDISHSSTERFWLPDAFITTDFMLHRMNSVIANLTVMPENMMKNLNLTGGLVFSQRVLLELPLKGVSREDAYRIVQRNAMRVWEEIQKGKSTTNEKGESLYLQYLLSDEELGKSLSQEQIRECFNFDYYTKNVDAIFNRVFK, encoded by the coding sequence ATGGTTGAAAGATATGCTAGAGAGCAGATGAGCTCAAAATGGACACAAGAAGCAAGATATGCAGCTTGGTTAGAGGTTGAAAAAGCAGCTGTTAAAGCTTGGAATAAATTAGGGCTTATTCCTGATGAAGATTGTGAAAAGATAGTAAAAAATGCAAAGTTTAGTGTTCAAAGAATTGAAGAGATTGAAGCTATTACAAAACACGATTTAATAGCATTTAATACTAGTGTATCTGAATCTTTAGGGGAAGAGTCAAGATGGTTTCATTATGGAATGACAAGTTCAGATGCTGTTGATACAGGTGTTGCCTTACAAATGAGAGACTCTTTAATAATTATTATTGAAGATGTGAAAATGCTTTTAGAGTCTATCAAAAAAAGAGCGAATGAACATAAATATACTTTAATGGTAGGAAGAAGCCATGGAATTCATGGTGAACCAATAACTTTTGGACTTACACTTGCAGTTTGGTATGATGAAGTAAAAAGACATCTTAAAAACCTTGAAGAGACTATGGAGGTAATTGCAGTTGGGCAAATTAGTGGAGCTATGGGGAATTTTGCACATGCACCACTTGAACTTGAAGAGTATGCAATGGCTGAGCTTGGGCTTAAACCAGAACCTTGTAGTAATCAAGTAATTCATAGAGATAGATACGCTAGACTTGCGACTTCTTTAGCCCTTTTAGCTTCTAGTGTAGAAAAATTTGCAGTACAAGTAAGACATCTTCAAAGAACAGAAGTTTATGAAGCAGAGGAGTATTTTGCAGCTGGGCAAAAAGGAAGTTCAGCAATGCCACATAAGAGAAATCCTATTTTAACAGAGAATATTACAGGTTTAGCTAGAATGATAAGAGCCTATTGTATACCAGCTATGGAAAATGTAGCTTTATGGCATGAAAGAGATATAAGTCACTCTTCAACAGAGAGATTTTGGTTGCCAGATGCTTTTATAACAACAGATTTTATGCTTCATAGAATGAATAGTGTAATAGCAAATCTTACAGTTATGCCTGAAAATATGATGAAAAATTTAAATTTAACGGGTGGATTAGTATTTTCTCAAAGAGTTTTATTAGAGTTACCATTAAAAGGTGTTAGTAGAGAAGATGCTTATAGAATAGTTCAAAGAAATGCTATGAGAGTTTGGGAAGAGATACAAAAAGGAAAATCAACAACAAACGAAAAAGGAGAATCTCTTTATCTTCAATATCTTTTATCTGATGAGGAACTTGGAAAATCTTTAAGCCAAGAGCAAATAAGAGAGTGTTTTAATTTTGACTACTATACAAAAAATGTAGATGCAATATTTAATAGAGTTTTTAAATAG
- a CDS encoding trimeric intracellular cation channel family protein, which produces MSAFEIADIIGIISFALSGFLIGVHCRLDILGVFISAFLTAFGGGMIRDVLADRTPYVFTSNLPLSLVIVTVLIAILFKLHKITNLEGKWAFIISDAIGLASFAITGSIIAIESGFNFLSVLVLGFITAVGGGTIRDVLINRMPFILVSEFYATVALIIASIVYILELFELRNFVSLIIVFIFGVLLRVLAYYKKWHLPTLLKE; this is translated from the coding sequence ATGAGTGCATTTGAAATTGCTGATATTATAGGAATAATATCTTTTGCTTTAAGTGGATTTCTAATAGGAGTTCATTGCCGACTTGATATTTTGGGAGTTTTTATATCTGCATTTTTAACTGCTTTTGGTGGTGGAATGATAAGAGATGTTTTAGCAGATAGAACTCCTTATGTTTTTACTTCAAATTTACCACTTTCACTTGTTATTGTTACGGTTTTAATAGCAATACTTTTTAAACTACATAAAATTACAAATTTAGAAGGGAAATGGGCATTTATAATTTCAGATGCTATTGGTTTGGCTTCTTTTGCAATAACAGGTTCTATAATTGCAATAGAGAGTGGTTTTAACTTTTTAAGTGTTTTAGTTTTAGGTTTTATAACTGCTGTTGGAGGAGGAACAATAAGAGATGTTTTGATAAATAGAATGCCTTTTATTTTAGTTTCAGAGTTTTATGCAACAGTTGCACTGATTATTGCTTCTATTGTTTACATTTTAGAGCTGTTTGAATTAAGAAATTTTGTATCACTTATTATAGTTTTTATTTTTGGTGTACTTTTAAGAGTTCTTGCATACTACAAAAAATGGCATTTGCCAACTTTGTTAAAAGAATAA